A window of the Leucothrix mucor DSM 2157 genome harbors these coding sequences:
- a CDS encoding type II toxin-antitoxin system Phd/YefM family antitoxin, with amino-acid sequence MSEQIISLTEFKASASRLLESTRAGENLILTQNGSASAVVQDYDSYQKQRQAFLMLKLLVQGEADIQNNRTKPQKQVFSELRASLKARAGKE; translated from the coding sequence ATGAGCGAACAAATTATTAGCCTAACTGAATTCAAAGCTTCAGCTAGTCGGTTGTTAGAAAGTACGCGTGCCGGAGAAAATTTAATCCTGACACAGAATGGTTCAGCGAGCGCCGTCGTGCAAGATTACGATAGCTACCAAAAGCAAAGACAAGCATTCTTGATGTTAAAGCTGCTAGTACAGGGCGAAGCGGATATCCAAAACAACCGAACAAAACCACAAAAGCAGGTGTTCAGTGAGCTTCGTGCTTCTTTAAAAGCACGAGCAGGCAAAGAATGA
- a CDS encoding type II toxin-antitoxin system RelE/ParE family toxin, which translates to MNREIRWTSTAEQDLQEIVEYIFQDNADAAIEVLDRIESRAMALSEFPLRGRLVPELQITGISHYRELIEAPWRIVYRQLHGEVHIVGVFDSRRDLDVVLLDRIGRM; encoded by the coding sequence ATGAATCGAGAGATTCGTTGGACCTCAACTGCTGAGCAAGACCTTCAAGAAATTGTTGAATACATCTTTCAGGATAATGCTGATGCAGCTATTGAAGTGCTGGATCGCATCGAAAGTAGAGCAATGGCGTTGTCGGAATTTCCACTGCGAGGGAGGTTGGTTCCTGAGTTGCAAATCACGGGAATATCACACTATCGCGAGTTGATCGAAGCGCCCTGGCGTATCGTGTATAGACAGCTTCATGGTGAGGTGCATATTGTTGGCGTCTTTGACTCCAGGCGAGACTTAGATGTTGTGCTGCTTGACCGCATTGGACGGATGTAA